The Globicephala melas chromosome 20, mGloMel1.2, whole genome shotgun sequence genome contains a region encoding:
- the HEATR9 gene encoding protein HEATR9, which translates to MDYEKSVNISDINRSMFKCPWLEYPERTKELRRATAPVLLPLSCHQMPKEEFPPSPECWRQHPSKPNSVPYCYSKQPEIYTHWHTLYNQQKEREAQKILWKMRDHPRYLTEGTLIPKLHLPMSKLIIKPQMESKPSDPTGDPLKWQRLKELTESLKSPREDEQLYAAQALGCLGVRDKFITEALWQVAQTGPEKVKYEACQTLAILGCLNKHVIQALIKQLKGQNEGQRMDTLTALRMALNSWAAVPKDQRTQIEDGEKLVPVLQMLIKKSGNKAAVEAALCLGFLRPCSSTAREYLLQCLHQGPKTQQMQALSMLVKIMGVHSATVIRTILDQLCYSSVLEHRFEASQMLKTIGLEQIQAQGLEGLTFDLLRRKTYNEPFFAMRQAVAETVEELKMKPTMMNLVEAQLMSSNATARQEAVISLGVLGIRSPQVFHLVLDMLDVEKSPSVKKSLQETLILLASTDPWIQNKLKNKVLFVHEVPKTSMNVEFTRFRKEPEKPEELNIQDVQLAQLNPLFLTKSSATSDQQKKLNAQKGSGTSAFPSCFSKPQKHKSQATGSWTRGIRKQLQILAETSN; encoded by the exons ATGGACTACGAAAAATCAGTCAACATCTCTGACATCAACAGGTCAATGTTCAAGTGCCCATGGCTGGAATATCCAGAAAGGACCAAAG AACTCAGAAGAGCCACAGCTCCTGTTCTCCTGCCCTTGTCCTGCCACCAG ATGCCAAAGGAAGAGTTTCCCCCAAGTCCGGAGTGCTGGAGGCAGCACCCAAGCAAGCCAAACTCCGTACCTTACTGCTACTCCAAGCAGCCTGAGATCTACACTCACTGGCACACCCTGTATAATCAGCAAAAGGAACGGGAGGCCCAGAAGATACTGTGGAAAATGAGAGATCACCCTAG GTACCTCACAGAGGGTACCCTCATCCCAAAACTCCATCTCCCAATGAGCAAGCTGATTATAAAACCTCAGATGGAATCCAAGCCCTCAGACCCTACTGGGGACCCGCTGAAGTGGCAAAGATTAAAG GAACTCACAGAAAGCCTGAAATCTCCCAGAGAGGATGAGCAGCTCTATGCAGCACAG GCTCTGGGGTGCCTGGGCGTCAGAGACAAGTTTATCACGGAAGCACTATGGCAGGTG GCCCAAACTGGCCCAGAGAAAGTGAAGTATGAGGCCTGTCAAACCCTGGCCATCCTGG GTTGCCTGAATAAGCATGTGATCCAAGCTCTCATCAAGCAGCTGAAGGGGCAAAATGAGGGGCAAAGGATGGATACTCTGACAGCGCTACGGATGGCTCTGAACTCCTGGGCTGCTGTCCCCAAAGACCAG AGGACTCAGATCGAGGATGGAGAGAAGCTGGTGCCTGTGCTGCAGATGCTGATAAAGAAGTCAGGGAACAAGGCAGCAGTGGAGGCGGCCCTGTGCTTGGGGTTCCTGAGGCCCTGTAGCAGCACAGCCCGAGAGTACCTGCTGCAGTGCCTGCACCAAGGGCCGAAGACCCAGCAGATGCAG GCACTCAGTATGCTGGTCAAGATAATGGGTGTGCACTCAGCCACGGTCATCAGGACCATCCTAGACCAGCTGTGCTATTCCAGTGTCCTTGAG caCCGTTTTGAAGCCAGCCAGATGCTCAAGACCATTGGGCTGGAACAGATCCAGGCACAGGGCCTGGAAGGACTCACGTTTGACCTGCTCAGGAGGAAGACGTATAATGAACCCTTCTTC GCTATGAGGCAGGCTGTTGCTGAAACTGTGGAAGAGCTTAAGATGAAGCCCACAATGATGAACTTGGTGGAGGC GCAACTGATGAGCTCAAATGCCACTGCACGCCAGGAAGCAGTCATCTCTTTG ggTGTCCTGGGGATCCGCAGCCCACAAGTGTTCCACCTGGTCCTAGACATGCTGGATGTGGAAAAGAGCCCGTCTGTGAAAAAGAGC CTACAAGAAACATTAATTCTTTTGGCCTCGACTGATCCCTGGATCCAAAACAAGCTGAAGAACAAGGTTCTCTTTGTACATGAAGTGCCTAAGACCAGCATGAACGTAGAGTTCACGAGGTTCCGGAAAGAGCCTGAGAAACCAGAAGAGTTAAATATCCAAGACGTTCAACTTGCACAGCTGAACCCCTTGTTTCTTACAAAGTCCAGTGCCACGTCAGACCAACAGAAGAAGTTAAATGCCCAGAAAGGGTCTGGTACCTCTGCCTTTCCATCCTGTTTCTCTAAACCACAAAAACACAAGTCACAGGCCACAGGGTCCTGGACACGAGGGATCAGGAAACAGCTCCAGATCCTTGCTGAGACCTCCAATTAG
- the CCL5 gene encoding C-C motif chemokine 5 yields the protein MKVSAAALAVILAMVVLCAPASASPYASDTTPCCFAYLSRPLPRAHLREYFYTSSKCSMAAVVFITRKNRQVCANPEKKWVKEYINALELS from the exons ATGAAGGTCTCCGCCGCCGCCCTCGCTGTCATCCTCGCCATGGTTGTCCTCTGCGCTCCTGCATCTGCCTCCCCAT aTGCCTCGGACACCACACCCTGCTGCTTTGCCTACCTCTCCCGCCCGCTGCCCCGCGCCCACCTCCGGGAATATTTCTACACCAGCAGCAAGTGCTCCATGGCAGCAGTCGT TTTTATCACCAGAAAGAATCGCCAGGTGTGCGCCAACCCAGagaagaaatgggtgaaggagtACATCAACGCTTTAGAGTTGAGCTAG